In Paraburkholderia bryophila, a single genomic region encodes these proteins:
- a CDS encoding cell division protein ZipA C-terminal FtsZ-binding domain-containing protein gives MDELTLGLIGAGAVVVGGVVVYNAWQGAKVRRKMPRPMPAETAETFARDEQEEQSPFIEPARPTTRREPVVGSDATAETGAARVEPTFGAAASAAAAPLDTPADIQAETTTPNGYPEAEGVAEAEGAEAARHADEPIEPILPAATTISSAPPAIVDRRIDCIVPIRLNGPVAGDKVIPLAQRLRRAGSKPVHIEGKLEGGAWELLQNGARYEELRAAAQLANRSGALNELEFSEFVTGVQQFADALDASPEFPDMLETVAMARELDGFAAQCDAQLSINVLSDGAPWSANYVQAVASQDGLLLSRDGTRFVKLDAKQSPVFMLQFGDTNFLRDDLTYKGGQMITLVLDVPVADEDILPFRLMCDYAKSLAERIGGRVVDDGRRPLPETALLAIEKQLMTLYAKLEQAGIPAGSPATRRLFSQ, from the coding sequence ATGGACGAGTTGACACTCGGTTTGATCGGCGCGGGCGCCGTAGTGGTCGGGGGCGTGGTTGTGTACAACGCGTGGCAGGGTGCGAAGGTGCGCCGCAAGATGCCGCGGCCGATGCCGGCCGAGACCGCCGAAACGTTCGCGCGCGACGAGCAGGAAGAACAGAGCCCGTTCATCGAACCGGCCCGGCCGACCACGCGGCGCGAGCCGGTTGTGGGTTCGGACGCGACGGCGGAAACCGGCGCGGCGCGGGTCGAGCCGACCTTTGGCGCGGCTGCAAGTGCGGCTGCCGCGCCGCTCGATACGCCGGCCGATATTCAGGCCGAGACGACCACGCCGAACGGTTATCCGGAAGCGGAAGGCGTGGCCGAAGCCGAGGGCGCCGAGGCCGCTCGTCATGCCGACGAACCGATCGAGCCGATCCTGCCCGCCGCCACAACGATTTCGTCGGCGCCGCCGGCCATCGTCGATCGTCGCATCGACTGTATCGTGCCGATTCGCCTGAATGGCCCGGTGGCCGGCGACAAGGTGATTCCGCTCGCGCAACGTCTGCGCCGCGCCGGCAGCAAGCCGGTGCATATCGAAGGCAAGCTCGAAGGCGGCGCGTGGGAGCTGTTGCAAAACGGCGCGCGCTATGAAGAACTGCGCGCGGCCGCGCAGTTGGCTAATCGCAGCGGCGCGCTCAACGAACTGGAGTTCTCGGAGTTCGTGACCGGCGTGCAGCAGTTCGCCGACGCGCTGGATGCGTCGCCGGAATTTCCCGACATGCTCGAAACGGTGGCGATGGCGCGCGAACTCGACGGCTTCGCCGCGCAGTGCGACGCGCAGTTGTCGATCAACGTGCTGTCGGACGGCGCGCCGTGGTCGGCCAATTACGTGCAGGCGGTCGCGTCGCAAGACGGTCTGCTGCTGTCGCGTGACGGCACGCGTTTCGTCAAGCTCGACGCGAAGCAGAGCCCGGTGTTCATGCTGCAATTCGGCGACACCAACTTCCTGCGCGACGACCTGACCTACAAGGGCGGCCAGATGATCACGCTGGTGCTCGACGTGCCGGTCGCCGACGAAGACATCCTGCCGTTCCGGCTGATGTGCGACTACGCGAAATCGTTGGCTGAGCGCATCGGCGGACGGGTGGTCGATGATGGCCGCCGTCCGTTGCCGGAAACCGCGCTGCTGGCGATCGAAAAGCAGTTGATGACGCTCTACGCGAAACTCGAACAGGCGGGCATTCCGGCCGGTTCGCCCGCCACGCGGCGTTTGTTCAGCCAGTAG
- the smc gene encoding chromosome segregation protein SMC, whose translation MRLTSIKLAGFKSFVDPTHFQVPGQLVGVVGPNGCGKSNIIDAVRWVLGESRASELRGESMQDVIFNGSTARKPGSRASVELVFDNADGRAAGQWGQYAEIAVKRVLTRDGTSSYYINNLPARRRDIQDIFLGTGLGPRAYAIIGQGMIARLIEAKPEELRVFLEEAAGVSKYKERRRETENRLHDTRENLTRVEDIVRELGANLEKLEAQAIVATKYKDLQTDGEEKQRLLWLLRKNEAGGEQERQQRAIEQAQIDLEAQTAKLREVEAQLETLRVAHYSASDAMQGAQGSLYEANAEVSRLEAEIKFIVESRNRVQAQIAALTAQREQWQSQAQKAQDDLEDAEEQLAVAEEKAALAEDEAAAKHDAMPALEARWRDAQTELNAERGGIAQTEQALKLEAAHQRNADQQLQQLQQRHERLKTESGGLDAPDEAQLEDLRMQLAEHEEVLHDAQARLADAQETLPRLDGERRAAQERVQSESAQIHQLDARLAALKQLQENVQTEGKIQPWLEKHELGGLPRLWKKLHVEAGWEAALESVLRERLAALEVSNLDWVKAFATDAPPAKLAFYAPPAAGQPVAAPAALRPLLSLVRIDDAGIRAVLNDWLGLAFVADDLQQALAMRSQLPEGGSFVVKAGHVVTRVGVQLYAADSEQAGMLARQQEIENLGRQVRAQALLADEAKAAAIRAEAAHTQAAQALTDVRQQAERATQRVHALQMDVLKLTQAHERYTQRSTQIREELAEITAQIEEQRALRAESEANFERHDGELAELQARFEDHQLAFEGLDEQLTAARGQARDLDRGATDARFAARNMANRIEELKRSIQVAHEQSERVAGSLEDARGELETINEQTAHTGLQDALDIRAVKEEALHAARLELDDLTAKLRAADETRLTAERALQPLRDRINELQLKEQAARLNGEQFIEQLAAAGVDEAELQAKLTPDMKPSYLQGEVTRINNAIAALGPVNMAALDELKAASERKSFLDAQSADLNSAIETLEDAIRKIDAETRTLLQGTFDQVNHHFGELFPRLFGGGQAKLIMTGDEILDAGVQVMAQPPGKKNSTIHLLSGGEKALTATALVFAMFQLNPAPFCLLDEVDAPLDDANTERFANLVRAMSDKTQFLFISHNKIAMEMAQQLIGVTMQEQGVSRIVAVDMESAAGFAQNIV comes from the coding sequence CCGAATGGATGCGGCAAGTCCAACATCATCGACGCCGTGCGCTGGGTGCTCGGCGAATCGCGCGCTTCCGAGCTGCGCGGCGAGTCGATGCAGGACGTGATCTTCAATGGCTCGACCGCGCGCAAGCCAGGTAGCCGCGCCAGCGTCGAACTCGTGTTCGACAACGCCGACGGCCGCGCCGCCGGCCAGTGGGGCCAGTATGCCGAAATCGCCGTGAAGCGCGTGCTCACGCGCGACGGCACCTCGAGCTACTACATCAACAATCTGCCGGCGCGTCGCCGCGACATTCAGGACATCTTCCTCGGCACCGGCCTCGGGCCGCGTGCTTACGCGATCATCGGGCAGGGCATGATCGCGCGCCTGATCGAGGCGAAGCCGGAAGAGCTGCGTGTGTTCCTCGAAGAAGCCGCGGGTGTGTCCAAGTACAAGGAACGCCGCCGCGAAACCGAGAACCGTCTGCACGACACGCGCGAGAACCTGACGCGGGTCGAAGATATCGTCCGTGAACTCGGGGCGAATCTCGAGAAGCTGGAAGCGCAGGCGATCGTCGCGACCAAGTACAAAGATCTGCAAACCGACGGCGAAGAGAAGCAGCGTCTCTTGTGGCTGTTGCGCAAGAACGAAGCCGGCGGCGAGCAGGAACGCCAGCAGCGCGCGATCGAACAGGCGCAGATCGACCTCGAAGCGCAAACCGCGAAGCTGCGCGAAGTCGAAGCGCAGCTCGAAACGTTGCGCGTCGCGCATTACTCCGCGAGCGACGCGATGCAGGGCGCGCAAGGCTCGCTCTACGAGGCGAACGCGGAAGTCAGCCGGCTCGAAGCCGAGATCAAGTTCATCGTCGAATCGCGCAACCGCGTGCAGGCGCAGATCGCCGCGCTGACCGCACAGCGTGAGCAGTGGCAGTCGCAGGCGCAAAAAGCGCAAGACGATCTCGAAGACGCCGAAGAGCAACTGGCCGTCGCCGAAGAAAAAGCCGCACTCGCCGAAGATGAAGCCGCTGCCAAGCACGACGCCATGCCCGCGCTCGAAGCGCGCTGGCGCGACGCGCAGACCGAGTTGAATGCCGAGCGCGGTGGCATTGCGCAGACCGAACAGGCGCTCAAGCTCGAAGCCGCGCATCAGCGCAATGCCGACCAGCAATTGCAGCAACTGCAGCAGCGTCACGAGCGGCTGAAGACGGAGTCGGGCGGTCTCGACGCCCCCGACGAAGCGCAGCTCGAAGACCTGCGCATGCAGCTCGCCGAGCACGAAGAAGTCCTGCACGACGCGCAAGCGCGTCTGGCGGACGCGCAGGAAACGCTGCCGCGCCTCGACGGCGAACGGCGCGCCGCGCAGGAACGCGTGCAGTCGGAAAGCGCGCAGATTCATCAGCTCGACGCACGCCTCGCCGCGCTCAAGCAATTGCAGGAAAACGTCCAGACCGAAGGCAAGATCCAGCCGTGGCTCGAAAAGCACGAACTGGGCGGTCTGCCGCGTCTGTGGAAGAAGCTGCACGTCGAAGCCGGTTGGGAAGCCGCGCTGGAATCCGTGCTGCGCGAGCGGCTCGCCGCGCTCGAAGTGTCGAACCTCGACTGGGTCAAGGCCTTCGCGACCGACGCGCCGCCCGCCAAGCTCGCGTTCTACGCGCCGCCGGCCGCCGGTCAGCCGGTCGCCGCGCCGGCCGCGTTGCGGCCGCTGCTGTCGCTGGTACGGATCGACGACGCCGGCATTCGCGCGGTGTTGAACGACTGGCTGGGCCTCGCGTTCGTCGCCGACGATCTGCAGCAGGCGTTGGCGATGCGCTCGCAATTGCCGGAAGGCGGTTCGTTCGTCGTCAAGGCGGGTCACGTGGTGACGCGCGTCGGCGTGCAGTTGTATGCCGCCGACTCCGAACAGGCCGGCATGCTGGCGCGTCAGCAGGAAATCGAAAACCTCGGCCGCCAGGTGCGCGCTCAGGCTTTGCTCGCCGACGAGGCGAAGGCCGCCGCGATCCGCGCCGAAGCCGCCCACACGCAAGCCGCGCAAGCGCTGACCGACGTGCGCCAGCAGGCCGAGCGCGCCACGCAGCGCGTGCACGCGTTGCAGATGGACGTGCTCAAGCTCACCCAGGCGCACGAGCGTTACACGCAGCGCAGCACGCAGATTCGCGAAGAGCTCGCGGAGATCACCGCCCAGATCGAAGAGCAGCGCGCGCTGCGCGCGGAGTCGGAAGCGAACTTCGAGCGTCACGACGGCGAGCTCGCCGAATTGCAGGCGCGTTTCGAAGATCACCAACTGGCTTTCGAAGGGCTCGACGAACAGCTCACCGCCGCGCGCGGCCAGGCGCGCGATCTCGACCGTGGCGCTACCGACGCGCGCTTCGCCGCGCGCAACATGGCGAACCGCATCGAGGAATTGAAGCGCAGCATCCAGGTCGCGCACGAGCAGAGCGAGCGCGTCGCTGGTTCGCTGGAAGACGCCCGTGGCGAGCTCGAAACGATCAACGAGCAGACCGCGCACACCGGTCTGCAGGACGCGCTCGACATTCGCGCGGTCAAGGAAGAAGCGCTGCATGCCGCACGCCTCGAACTGGACGACCTGACGGCCAAGCTGCGCGCCGCCGATGAAACCCGTCTGACCGCCGAGCGTGCGTTGCAGCCGCTGCGCGACCGCATCAACGAATTGCAGTTGAAGGAACAGGCGGCTCGCCTGAACGGCGAGCAGTTCATCGAACAACTGGCCGCGGCCGGTGTCGACGAAGCCGAGTTGCAAGCCAAGCTCACGCCGGACATGAAGCCGTCGTATCTGCAAGGCGAAGTGACGCGCATCAACAACGCGATCGCCGCGCTTGGGCCGGTCAACATGGCCGCGCTCGACGAACTGAAGGCGGCGAGCGAGCGCAAGAGCTTCCTCGACGCGCAATCGGCCGACCTGAACAGCGCGATCGAAACGCTCGAAGACGCCATCCGCAAGATCGACGCGGAAACGCGCACGCTGTTGCAAGGCACCTTTGACCAGGTGAATCACCATTTCGGCGAACTGTTCCCGCGTCTGTTCGGCGGCGGCCAGGCGAAGCTGATCATGACCGGCGACGAAATTCTCGACGCCGGCGTGCAGGTGATGGCGCAACCGCCGGGCAAGAAGAATTCGACGATTCACCTGTTGTCGGGCGGCGAGAAGGCGCTGACCGCCACGGCGCTGGTGTTCGCGATGTTCCAGTTGAATCCGGCGCCGTTCTGTCTGCTCGACGAAGTGGACGCGCCGCTCGACGACGCCAACACGGAACGTTTCGCGAACCTCGTGCGGGCGATGTCGGACAAGACCCAGTTCCTGTTCATTTCGCACAACAAGATCGCGATGGAAATGGCTCAGCAGTTGATCGGCGTGACCATGCAGGAGCAGGGCGTGTCGCGGATCGTGGCCGTCGACATGGAGTCGGCTGCCGGTTTCGCCCAGAATATCGTTTGA